A window of Variovorax paradoxus genomic DNA:
GGGCATCGAGGCGCGCAGCGACGAGGAACGCAACCGCTATGCGGAACTGCAGGTGCAGGCGGAATCGAAGCGCGTGGGCAAGACGCTGGCGTACCAGCGGGCCTACGACGCGGCCTGGAAGCGGCTCTATCCGGGGCAGCAGCGCGTGAGCATGCCGGGCGCGAAGGCGCCGGGCGCCGGCAACCGGGGCTCGGGCCGGCTGGCTGTCTTCGTGAAAGCCGAGTGCCCGCCGTGCGACCAGCGCGTGCGCCAGTTGCAGGCGGCCGGCACCGCCTTCGACCTCTACATGGTCGGCAGCCGCCAGGAAGACGCCCGCATCCGCCAGTGGGCGACGCAGGCCGGCATCGATGCCGGCCGCGTGCGCTCGCGCACCATCACGCTCAACCATGACGCAGGGCGTTGGCTGTCGCTCGGCCTGCCTGGCGATCTGCCCGCCGTGGTGCGCGAGGTCAACGGCCAATGGCAGCGGCAATAACGGCAACGAGCTTGGCTCGCCGCGCCGGCCGCGCGGCACTGGCCCTGGTGCTCTGCGCCTGCACGGCCATCGCCTTCGGCCAGGAGGTGCCGCCACCCGCCTACCAGCTCGCCGCCCAGCAGGCGGGCGTGCCGTCGCCGGTGCTGTACGCGGTGGCGCTGCAGGAGAGCGGCGCACGGCTGCGCGGCCGTCTCATCCCCTGGCCGTGGACGCTCAACGTCGCCGGACGCGCCGAACGCTACGCCACACGGGCCGAGGCCTGCGCGGGCATCCGCCGGGCGCTCGCCCGCACGCCGGCCAACCGCATCGACGTCGGCCTCGGCCAGGTCAACCTCGGCTACCACGCGCACCGCTACGAGCATCCCTGCGATCTGCTCGACCCATACCGCAACCTCGCCATCGCCGTGGAAATCCTGCAGGAGCAGCACACGCCGGGCGAGGACTGGCTGGTTGCCATCGGCCGCTACCACCGGCCTGCGGGCGGAGCGCCAGCCGCCCGCTACCGCCGCAGCGTCCACCAGCACCTGACCCGCGTGCTCGGTCCGGGCGCTTCACTTCCTTCTGCCCGGAGCCCCATGCCATGAACCGCATCTTCCTTGCCGCGACTGCGGCGCTGCTGGCCGCCACCGCCGACGCGCAGGACCGCGCTCCCGCCACCAAGAACAGTTCCCCGCCGCTGATCGTGGTCGAGGACAAGGGTGGCGCCTCGGCGTTGCCGTACTACCGGGCCTTGAACCCGCAGGATGCGCAGCCCGGCCAGCCGGCCACGCCGCAACCGGCGCCGCGCATCGGCGGCCCGGCCGATGCCGAGGCGGCCATGCTGCCGGTGCGCTCGGTGCGTCTTTCACCGGGCGACGAGCCGCGCCGCGTGATCCGCGCGCCCGGCCTGACGCCGCTGTTCCTGGTCGGCGACGACGACCGTTCACGCGCCTGGCTCAAGCAACGGCGCGCGGACCTGCAGGCACTGCGCGCCGTGGGCCTGGTGGTCAACGTGGCGACGCCCGAAGCACTGGCCGCCTTGCGCCGCCTTGCGCCGAACTTGATGTTGTCGCCGGCCTCGGGCGACGAGCTGGCGCAGCGCCTGAGCATCCAGCACTACCCGGTGCTGATCACTGCGACCGGCATCGAGCCCTGATGTGACGTGAAGCGCACGCCATGGCCCAGTCCCAAGCCGTCGAAGTCTTGCTGCGGCCAGCGGTGGAGCTATACACCGTCGCGGTCTGTGCGGGCGCCGCGATTCTGTGCCTGGTGGCCCCGTGGTCGCTCGCGCTGAGCCCCTTGCTGGGCCTGGGCAGCGCGCTGGCCTTCCTCACCTTCGGCGCGCTGCGCTTCCACGACGCCTGGGCCATCCTGCGCTACCGGCGCAACATCCGGCGTCTGCCGCGCTACGTGATGACCAGCCGCGACATGCCGGTCAGCCAGCAGCGGCTCTTCGTCGGCCGGGGCTTTCGCTGGGACCAGCGTCACACGCACCGGCTGATGCAGACCTACCGGCCGGAGTTCCGCCGCTACGTCGAGCCGACCGTGACTTACCGGGCGGCGCGGCGCATGGAAGAGCGCCTGGAGTTCGCGCCGTACCCGCTCTCGAAACTGGCGAAGGCGCTGGCCTGGGACAGCCCGCTCAACCCGGCGCGTCCACTGCCACCGGTGGGCGGTATGCCTCGCCTGCACGGCATCGAGCCGCACGAGGTCGACGTGACGCTTCCGCTGGCCGAGCGTGTCGGTCATTCGCTCGTGCTCGGCACCACGCGCGTCGGCAAGACCCGCCTGGCCGAGCTGTTCATCACGCAGGACATCCGGCGCAAGGTCAATGGGCAGCACGAGGTCGTGATCGTCTTCGACCCCAAAGGCGACGCGGACCTCTTGAAGCGCATGTACGTGGAGGCCAAGCGCGCCGGGCGCGAAGGCGAGTTCTATGTCTTCCACCTCGGATGGCCGGATATCAGCGCCCGCTACAACGCGGTGGGGCGCTTCGGGCGCATCTCGGAAGTCGCCACGCGCATCGCGGGTCAGCTCTCCGGTGAAGGCAACAGCGCGGCGTTCCGCGAGTTCGCCTGGCGCTTCGTCAACATCATCGCGCGGGCCTTGGTGGAGTTGGGGCAGCGGCCCGACTACCTGCTGATCCAGCGACACGTCATCAACATCGATGCGCTGTTCATCGAGTACGCGCAGCACTACTTCGCCAAGAACGAGCCGAAGGCCTGGGAGGTCGTCGTCCAGCTCGAAGCCAAGCTGAACGACAAGAACATCCCTCGCAACATGATCGGGCGCGAGAAGCGCGTCATCGCGCTGGAGCAGTACCTGTCGCAGGTGCGCATCTACGACCCGGTGCTCGACGGCCTGCGCAGCGCGGTGCGCTACGACAGGACGTACTTCGACAAGATCGTTGCGTCGCTGTTGCCGCTGCTGGAGAAGCTGACCACGGGAAAGATCGCGCAGTTGCTCGCGCCGAACTACTCGGACCTGAGCGACCCGCGGCCGATCTTCGACTGGATGCAGATCATCAGGAAGCGGGCCATTGTCTATGTCGGGCTCGACGCGCTGTCCGATGCCGAGGTGGCGGCGGCTGTCGGCAACTCGATGTTCAGCGATCTCGTATCGGTGGCCGGCCACATCTACAAGTTCGGCATCGACGACGGCCTGCCGAGTGCCGCGACGGGCGTGAAGGTGCCGATCAACGTGCACGCCGACGAGTTCAACGAACTCATGGGCGACGAGTTCATCCCGATGGTCAACAAGGGCGGCGGTGCAGGCGTGCAGGTCACGGCCTACACGCAGACCCTCTCGGACATCGAGGCGCGCATCGGCAATCGTGCGAAGGCGAGCCAGGTGGTGGGCAACTTCAACAACCTGTTCATGCTGCGCGTGCGCGAGACCGCCACGGCCGAGTTGCTGACGCGGCAACTGCCCAAGGTCGAGGTCTACACGACGACGGTGATGAGCGGCGCCACCGACAGCTCCGATCCGACCGGCAACACTGCGTTCACGTCCAACACGCAGGACCGCATCAGCAGCAACAGCGTGCCGCTGATCGAACCGGCGCACGTCGTCGGCCTGCCCAAGGGGCAGTGCTTCGCGCTGATCGAGGGGGGCCACCTGTGGAAGGTGCGCATGCCCTTGCCAGCGCCCGACCCCGACGAGACCATGCCCAAGGATCTGCAGGAACTGGCCGGCTACATGCGGCAGCACTACGTCGAGGCCGGTGACTGGTGGGATAACAAGGGTCTCCCTGGCTTGCAAGACCAGGCGCTGCCCGACGATCTGCTGGCGGACTTCAAGCAGATGGCGAGCATGGACGAAGGGACCATGGCATGAGCGACCCTGCCGTCGCCGTCCAACGCCAGCAGGTTCGCCAGCAGGGCCTGATCGCGGGGCTGGTGACGCTGCCGTTTCGGCTGTTCGGTGTGTTGATCGGCTCGCTCCTGCTGTGCATCGTGATCGAGTGTCTCGGCATGCACTTCCTCTGGCCCGAGCAGGGCTGGCGTCATGCCCAGGGCATGCTGAACTATGAGGTATCGCAGGTCTCGGAACATTTCACGCAAAGCGTGCTGGTGCAGGAGCCGGGGCGCAGTGCGCGCCAGCTCATCGAGTGGGCCTACCAAGGGCTGTTCGTGAAGACCGGGCTGTTGGACTGGATACGCGACGCCGCGGCGCAATCACGCGCCGGTGCGCACAGCCAGGTGCGGGACTTCCGCTACTACATCGCGCAGCTCTACGTGCACGTCGAGAGCTACCTGATCGCCTCGGCCTACACCGTGCTGGTGTTCCTCGTGCGGCTCCTGGTGCTGATCCTGACCTTGCCGCTGTTCCTGATGGCCGCGTTCACCGGCCTGGTCGACGGCCTGGTGCGCCGTGACGTGCGCGGCTTCGGCGCCGGGCGCGAATCGGGATTTGTCTACCACCGGGCCAGGGCCAGCCTGATGCCGCTGGCGGTGCTGCCCTGGGTCACCTACCTCGCGCTGCCGGTCAGCGTGCATCCGCTGCTGATCCTGCTGCCCAGCGCGGCGCTGCTCGGCGTGGCCGTGTGTATCGCGTCGGCGACCTTCAAGAAGTACCTGTAGCCGCATCGGCCTTCGCCGCGGAAAGCGGTGGTTGGCCGGTTCCGATTGATTGCGGCGCCGGAAGACTGGCCGTTTGAGCATCGAGCCATCCGCATCCCTCGGAGAACGGCTCGATGGAAACCACTCGCAATCCCGCGCAGGTTCGGCGCTTTGCCGTCGCGATGCGCCTTGCCGCGCTTGTGCTTGCCGCTGCCGGATTGCAGCCCGCCATCGCCGCCGACGCCTCCGACGACGCCGCGGAACGCGAGATGCTCGCCGCAGTGACGCGCCAGCTCGAACTGCTGGACCGCTTCGCCGAGCACGCCGCTGCCACCGCGCCGCAGGGGCGTACTCGCTACCACTTCGACTACGCGCGGCTGCGTGCCGACCTGGAGCGCGTGCGCGCCGGCGTGCGCGACTACCTCGTTCCGCAACGCGCCCAGCCGCGTGATCCCGTGCCGCTGGCCGGCGACTACACGCGCAGCAACGCGACCCCCGACAAGGAGGCGCCGTCACCATGACGCCTTCCTCCGACCAGGTTGCCGCCTTCACGGCCAACGGAGGCTTTGCGCCCGGGGCCGTCTCCGCCGTCGTGCTCGGTTTCGTCTTCGCCGTCCTGCTGCTGTGGGGCGTGTGGGCGATGCGCACCGCCTATGTCGGCTGGGCCGAGCACCACCTGACCCAACGCCAGTTCCTCGGCGTCATCGTGCGCTTCGTCGCGATGTACCTGGTGCTGGGTTTTTTCCTCCTGTCCTGACCCCATGAAAGGTGTATCGCCATGAACGCTTCCCCGACTCTTCACCGTCTCGCTGCACGGCCTGCGCGCATCGCTGCGCTGCTCATCCCGCTGGGCATTGCCGCCATGCCGTCGCAGTCGTTCGCCGCTCTTCCCACGCTGGAAGATCCGTCGCGCGGCACCGGCAGCGGCATCATGCAGACGCTGCAGAACTATGGCTACGACATCGTGCTGCTGATTGCGCTGCTCGTCGTGGCCTCGATGTTCGTGGGCGTCTGCTACCACGCTTACACCCGCTACGCCGAGATTCACACCGGCCGCGCGACGTGGGGCCAGTTCGGGCTGACCGTGGCAGTGGGCGCGATCTTGTTGGTTGTCGGTATCTGGTTGCTGACCAAGGCCACCGGCGTCCTGTAAGGACCGGCAACGATGGCCGGCGCCCTGGAGAGCCCGTCGCGCGATGGGCTCGTGACCTTCTTGCCGCATCGCCTCAACCGCCATCCGGTGGTCGTGCGCGGGCTCACGGCCGACGAGCTGTGGGTCTGCGCCGGCCTGTCCGGTGCGGCCGGCCTCGTGGCCGGCGTGCCGCTGGCCTGGCTCACGCACAGCATCGCGATGGTGCCCACGCTGATCGTCGCCGGCATCGGTATCGGCGTCTTCGTGGGCGGTGGCCTGCTGCGGCGGTGGAAGCGCGGCCGGCCCGACACCTGGCTGTACCGCCAGCTCCAGTGGCGCCTCGTGCTGCGCTACCCCGCGCTGGCAGCGCATGCGGGCGGGGGCCAGCTCATCACCCGTTCGGGCTGGTGGTCCACGCGGCGCCTGCGGCCCAACCCGTCCCTGCGTCGAGGTACAGCATGAGCCGATTCAAGAACGAGGTCGCACACCTGCAGGCGCACGTGAAAACCTTGCGTCTGGCCGGCGCCGCGCTGTTCGTCATGGCGTTGCTGCTCGGCTTCGGATGGTGGAGCGCACCCAAGAGCCTCACCATCCACGTGCCGCCCGACCTGCGCTCGGGCAGCACCCGTAAGTGGTGGGACGTGCCGCCGGAGAGCGTCTACGCCTTCACCTTCTACATCTGGCAGCAGGCCCAACGCTGGCCGACCAACGGCGAGCAGGACTACCCGCGCAACCTGCATGCGCTGTCGGCCTACTTCACGCCGAGCTGCCGCGCCTTCCTGCAGCAGGACTTCGAGTTTCGGCGCAGCAACGGCGAACTGCGCCAGCGCGTGCGCGGCATCTACGAGATTCCCGGCCGTGGTTACGGCGACGACCCGGCCGCGCGCGTGCAAACCGTGTCGACCAACAACTGGGTCGTCACGCTGGACGTGAGCGCGGACGAGTACCTGGGCGCCGAGCAGGTCAAGCGCGCGCTCGTGCGCTATGCACTCAAGGTCGTGCGCATGGACGTGGACCCCGAGCGCAACCCGTTCGGCCTGGCGCTGGACTGCCATGCGCGCGCGCCGGAACGCATCGAAACCCCGCCGCCCCCGGCACCGCCCGGCAGGGCCGCGAGCGCCGGCTCCAACTTGCAGGGAGACACCCCATGAAGCCCTTCGTGATGCGCCCGTTCGCTGCGGCCCTGGCCGGCCTGCTGCTGTGCCTGGCCCTCGTGCCTGCGGCCCATGCCATCGAAATCCTGCGCTGGGAGCGGCTGCCGCTCGCGGTGCCGCTGGTGGTCGGCCAGGAGCGCGTGGTGTTCATCGAGCGCAACGTCCGCATCGGCGTGCCGGCAGGCGTCGGCGAGCAGTTGCGCGTGCAGAGCGCCGGTGGGGCGATCTACCTGCGCGCCAATGCGCCGATCGCGCCCACGCGACTGCAACTGCAGGACGTGGAGTCGGGCGCGCTGATCCTGCTGGACATCGCGGCCGAGCCGGCGAAGGCGGGCCAGCCTGCGCTCGAACCAGTTCGCATCGTCGAGAGCGATGTACCGACCACCCGCTACGGCGAGCCGGCCAAGCCGGCTGCGACGACGGACGACGATGCGCAGCGCACAGCAGTCACTGCGAAGCGCGCCACGCCGGTGGCCGTCGTGCTCACGCGCTATGCGGCGCAGAACCTCTATGCGCCGCTGCGCACCGTGGAACCTGTCCCCGGCATCGGCCGCGTCAACCTGCGGCGCACTCTGGAGCTTTCGACCTTGCTGCCCACGCTGCCGGTGCGTGCGCAGGCGCTGGCCGCATGGCGGCTCGAAGACCAGTGGGTGACGGCCGTGAAGCTCACCAACACCTCCGGTCGCTGGCTCGACCTGGACCCACGCGCATTGCAGGGCGACTTCCTCGCCGCGACCTTCCAGCACCCGAACCTGGCGCCGGCCGGACGCGCCGCCGACATGACGGTGGTCTACCTCGTTACCCGTGGCCACGGCCTGGCCGAGTCGCTGCTGCCCAAGCTCTCACCGATCGACGCGACGGTGAACCTGCCGCCGGCAGCGGCGGCCGGCCAGGCCGAAGGAGGTGCCCGCCATGAAAAGTAACCCCCTCCTCAAATGGCTGCTGATCCCGATGGCGCTGGTGCTGCTGTTCGTCGGCATCAAGCTGTTCTCCGGTGATCGTGGCGCCAAGCCCGCGCCCGCCAGCGCCGCCAACTCGCTCACGCCCGAGGAGATGAAGGCGCTGGGCATCGAGGGCGACACGCCGCGCGATACCGTCGCGACGCTGGTGGCCCAGGTCAAGCAGTTGCGCAACGAGCTGCAGACGGCGCTCAACGACAACAAGAACCAGAAGACCGAGAACGAGCGCATGCGCGCGCGGGAAAGCGCGATCGACCAACGCATCCAGTCCGCGCTGGACGGCGAGCGTGGCCGCCTACAGCAGGACCGCGAGCAACTCTCCAGCGACCGCCAGCAGACCCAGGGCCTGCTGCAAGACCTGCAGCGGCGCCTGGATGGCCTCTCCGGCAAAGGCGGCCAGGCCGACCTTCCGGTGGGCCTCGGTCTGGAAGAAGGCGACGGCAAGGGCTTCGGCGGCACCCAGGGGGGTGCCGCGCGCAGCGCCAATGGCACGCGCTGGGTGGAGCCCGACGACGCGAAGCCCTCGGCGAAGAACGGCGGCAGCGGTGGCCTGAACTTCCCGACGAGCTTCGGGCCGGCGCAGAAGACGCTCTCCGACACGGCCGACAGCGTGGCAAGCACCGTGGCGGACGCCGGCAGCCGCACCGTGGGCGCGTCGGCCAAGCCGGTCTACACGGTGCCGTCGAACTCGACGCTGATGGGCTCGATCGCGATGACCGCGCTGATCGGCCGCGTGCCGATCGACGGCACGGTCAATGACCCGTATCCGTTCAAGGTGCTGATTGGGCCGGACAACCTGACCGCCAACGGCATCGACATTCCCGACGTGGCCGGTGCGGTGGTCAGCGGCACGGCCTCCGGCGATTGGACGCTTTCCTGCGTGCGCGGCCAGATTCGCTCGGTGACGTTCGTCTTCAACGACGGGACGGTGCGCACCATGCCGGAGGACGGCAACCGGAACCAGAACGGCAGCGGGTCGGGCAGCAGCGCCAACAGCACCACGCACGGCGGCCTGGGCTGGATCAGCGACCCCTACGGCATTCCTTGCGTCAGCGGTGAACGGCGCAGCAACGCGCAGCAGTACCTGGGCTCGCAGGCCCTCATCACGGCGGCTGGGGCCGGCGCGGCGTCACTGATCAAGTCGGACAACGGCAGCGTGGCCGTGGTCGCCAACAACAACGGCTCGCTCGGCACGGTGGGTATCAGCGGCAACGAGGCGATGGGCCGCATCTTGGCCGGTGGCGTGCGCGACATGGCTGATTGGGTCAACAAGCTCTACGGCCAGGCCTTCGCCGCGGTCTACGTGCGCCCCGGCGCCAAGGTCGCCGTGCACCTGGAGCAGCCGCTCAACATCGACTACGACGCTAAGGGGCGTCGGGTCAATCACCGCATCGGAGGCAAGCATGCGTCGGATTTGGATTGAATCGGTCGCGGTCCTGTGCGCGGTCGGAGTGCTGGGCGGCTGCGCCACTAGCAAGGACAAGCTGCTACCGCACGGCGATTACACGATGCTCGATGTGTGGACCCAGGAGACGGGCGGCAGCGCCGGTGGCGGACAAGCTGCCCGGCAACTGCTCGACGCGCGCCAGGACCTGCGCCGGGCGCTGAGCGAGGCCGATACGCAGGCAGCGCCTGCCGCCGCTGCCGCCTACACGCGCACCGCGGCCAACGAGATCTACCGCCAGTTCCACCGACTGCCGAACCCGGACCTGGTGATGTACGTGTTCCCGCACCTGGCCGGCAGCGATCCGGTGCCCGTGCCCGGCTACACCACCGTCTTTCCCTTGTACCAGCGGGTGCAGTACGCCATGCCTGGCGAGCGCCTGGAGGACTACTGATGGCCTGGACCTTGCCCTGGCCGCGCAAGGCCCTCGCATTGGCTGGCTCTGACCCGCAGGGCGAGGATGCCTGGTCGCGGCACGTGACGACGCTCGCAGCGCACGGCATCCCGGAGCCAGGCAAAGCAGCAGCCGACCGGCCGCGTCGTCCGGCCACCGAGGCGGATATGCAGGCCCTCTATGGCGTGTCACCGTCCTTCGCCGATCTGCTCCCGTGGGTGGAGTATCTGCCGGGTTCCAAGAGCATGCTGCTGGAAGACGGCCAGTCGGTCGCGGGCTTCTTCGAGCTGGCGCCGGTGGGCACCGAGGGCCGCGAGATGGCCTGGCTGTGGCAGGCACGCGATGCGTTGGAGAACGCGCTGCAGGACTCTTTCGACGAACTCGACGAGAACCCCTGGGTGGTGCAGCTCTATGCCCAGGACGAATCGACCTGGGACAACTACCTGCGCGGGCTGGCGGACTATGTGAGGCCGCGCGCCCAGGGCAGTGCCTTCACGGACTTCTACCTGCGGTTCTTCGGGCATCACCTGCGCGCCATCTCCAAGCCCGGCGGGCTGTTCGAGGACACGACGGTGACGCGCCTGCCGTGGCGCGGCCAGGTCCGGCGTGTGCGCATGGTGGTCTACCGGCGCGCGAACGCGGCGACCGCATCGCGGCGCGGCCAGTCGCCCGAGCAGGCGCTGACGACGATCTGCGACCGGCTCGCCGGGGGTCTCGCCAATGCGGGCGTGAAGTCCCGCCGCATGGCGGCGGCCGACATCCACGACTGGCTGCTGCGCTGGTTCAACCCACACCCGACGCCGCTCGGCCCCAGCGCCGACGACCGCGAGCGCTTCTATGCGCTCACGCGCTATCCCGAGGAAGCCGAAGACGGCGAAATCGAGCTGGAGATGGAGCTTGCAAGTGGCGACTTCGCGCAGCGCCTGTTCT
This region includes:
- a CDS encoding RAQPRD family integrative conjugative element protein; protein product: METTRNPAQVRRFAVAMRLAALVLAAAGLQPAIAADASDDAAEREMLAAVTRQLELLDRFAEHAAATAPQGRTRYHFDYARLRADLERVRAGVRDYLVPQRAQPRDPVPLAGDYTRSNATPDKEAPSP
- a CDS encoding TIGR03759 family integrating conjugative element protein, which codes for MKHAAICLAAFLAVVAGTASAQSAPVASSRTVPAQVQNSSDAALDERPARDWGLRPEEWARYRQLMQGPLGIYSPNLDPLTALGIEARSDEERNRYAELQVQAESKRVGKTLAYQRAYDAAWKRLYPGQQRVSMPGAKAPGAGNRGSGRLAVFVKAECPPCDQRVRQLQAAGTAFDLYMVGSRQEDARIRQWATQAGIDAGRVRSRTITLNHDAGRWLSLGLPGDLPAVVREVNGQWQRQ
- a CDS encoding transglycosylase SLT domain-containing protein, which encodes MAAAITATSLARRAGRAALALVLCACTAIAFGQEVPPPAYQLAAQQAGVPSPVLYAVALQESGARLRGRLIPWPWTLNVAGRAERYATRAEACAGIRRALARTPANRIDVGLGQVNLGYHAHRYEHPCDLLDPYRNLAIAVEILQEQHTPGEDWLVAIGRYHRPAGGAPAARYRRSVHQHLTRVLGPGASLPSARSPMP
- a CDS encoding TIGR03751 family conjugal transfer lipoprotein — its product is MRRIWIESVAVLCAVGVLGGCATSKDKLLPHGDYTMLDVWTQETGGSAGGGQAARQLLDARQDLRRALSEADTQAAPAAAAAYTRTAANEIYRQFHRLPNPDLVMYVFPHLAGSDPVPVPGYTTVFPLYQRVQYAMPGERLEDY
- a CDS encoding TIGR03745 family integrating conjugative element membrane protein produces the protein MNASPTLHRLAARPARIAALLIPLGIAAMPSQSFAALPTLEDPSRGTGSGIMQTLQNYGYDIVLLIALLVVASMFVGVCYHAYTRYAEIHTGRATWGQFGLTVAVGAILLVVGIWLLTKATGVL
- a CDS encoding TIGR03749 family integrating conjugative element protein encodes the protein MKPFVMRPFAAALAGLLLCLALVPAAHAIEILRWERLPLAVPLVVGQERVVFIERNVRIGVPAGVGEQLRVQSAGGAIYLRANAPIAPTRLQLQDVESGALILLDIAAEPAKAGQPALEPVRIVESDVPTTRYGEPAKPAATTDDDAQRTAVTAKRATPVAVVLTRYAAQNLYAPLRTVEPVPGIGRVNLRRTLELSTLLPTLPVRAQALAAWRLEDQWVTAVKLTNTSGRWLDLDPRALQGDFLAATFQHPNLAPAGRAADMTVVYLVTRGHGLAESLLPKLSPIDATVNLPPAAAAGQAEGGARHEK
- a CDS encoding TIGR03758 family integrating conjugative element protein yields the protein MTPSSDQVAAFTANGGFAPGAVSAVVLGFVFAVLLLWGVWAMRTAYVGWAEHHLTQRQFLGVIVRFVAMYLVLGFFLLS
- a CDS encoding TIGR03747 family integrating conjugative element membrane protein, encoding MSDPAVAVQRQQVRQQGLIAGLVTLPFRLFGVLIGSLLLCIVIECLGMHFLWPEQGWRHAQGMLNYEVSQVSEHFTQSVLVQEPGRSARQLIEWAYQGLFVKTGLLDWIRDAAAQSRAGAHSQVRDFRYYIAQLYVHVESYLIASAYTVLVFLVRLLVLILTLPLFLMAAFTGLVDGLVRRDVRGFGAGRESGFVYHRARASLMPLAVLPWVTYLALPVSVHPLLILLPSAALLGVAVCIASATFKKYL
- a CDS encoding integrating conjugative element protein — its product is MNRIFLAATAALLAATADAQDRAPATKNSSPPLIVVEDKGGASALPYYRALNPQDAQPGQPATPQPAPRIGGPADAEAAMLPVRSVRLSPGDEPRRVIRAPGLTPLFLVGDDDRSRAWLKQRRADLQALRAVGLVVNVATPEALAALRRLAPNLMLSPASGDELAQRLSIQHYPVLITATGIEP
- the traD gene encoding type IV conjugative transfer system coupling protein TraD, which translates into the protein MAQSQAVEVLLRPAVELYTVAVCAGAAILCLVAPWSLALSPLLGLGSALAFLTFGALRFHDAWAILRYRRNIRRLPRYVMTSRDMPVSQQRLFVGRGFRWDQRHTHRLMQTYRPEFRRYVEPTVTYRAARRMEERLEFAPYPLSKLAKALAWDSPLNPARPLPPVGGMPRLHGIEPHEVDVTLPLAERVGHSLVLGTTRVGKTRLAELFITQDIRRKVNGQHEVVIVFDPKGDADLLKRMYVEAKRAGREGEFYVFHLGWPDISARYNAVGRFGRISEVATRIAGQLSGEGNSAAFREFAWRFVNIIARALVELGQRPDYLLIQRHVINIDALFIEYAQHYFAKNEPKAWEVVVQLEAKLNDKNIPRNMIGREKRVIALEQYLSQVRIYDPVLDGLRSAVRYDRTYFDKIVASLLPLLEKLTTGKIAQLLAPNYSDLSDPRPIFDWMQIIRKRAIVYVGLDALSDAEVAAAVGNSMFSDLVSVAGHIYKFGIDDGLPSAATGVKVPINVHADEFNELMGDEFIPMVNKGGGAGVQVTAYTQTLSDIEARIGNRAKASQVVGNFNNLFMLRVRETATAELLTRQLPKVEVYTTTVMSGATDSSDPTGNTAFTSNTQDRISSNSVPLIEPAHVVGLPKGQCFALIEGGHLWKVRMPLPAPDPDETMPKDLQELAGYMRQHYVEAGDWWDNKGLPGLQDQALPDDLLADFKQMASMDEGTMA
- a CDS encoding TIGR03752 family integrating conjugative element protein → MKSNPLLKWLLIPMALVLLFVGIKLFSGDRGAKPAPASAANSLTPEEMKALGIEGDTPRDTVATLVAQVKQLRNELQTALNDNKNQKTENERMRARESAIDQRIQSALDGERGRLQQDREQLSSDRQQTQGLLQDLQRRLDGLSGKGGQADLPVGLGLEEGDGKGFGGTQGGAARSANGTRWVEPDDAKPSAKNGGSGGLNFPTSFGPAQKTLSDTADSVASTVADAGSRTVGASAKPVYTVPSNSTLMGSIAMTALIGRVPIDGTVNDPYPFKVLIGPDNLTANGIDIPDVAGAVVSGTASGDWTLSCVRGQIRSVTFVFNDGTVRTMPEDGNRNQNGSGSGSSANSTTHGGLGWISDPYGIPCVSGERRSNAQQYLGSQALITAAGAGAASLIKSDNGSVAVVANNNGSLGTVGISGNEAMGRILAGGVRDMADWVNKLYGQAFAAVYVRPGAKVAVHLEQPLNIDYDAKGRRVNHRIGGKHASDLD
- a CDS encoding PFL_4703 family integrating conjugative element protein — its product is MSRFKNEVAHLQAHVKTLRLAGAALFVMALLLGFGWWSAPKSLTIHVPPDLRSGSTRKWWDVPPESVYAFTFYIWQQAQRWPTNGEQDYPRNLHALSAYFTPSCRAFLQQDFEFRRSNGELRQRVRGIYEIPGRGYGDDPAARVQTVSTNNWVVTLDVSADEYLGAEQVKRALVRYALKVVRMDVDPERNPFGLALDCHARAPERIETPPPPAPPGRAASAGSNLQGDTP
- a CDS encoding TIGR03750 family conjugal transfer protein; protein product: MAGALESPSRDGLVTFLPHRLNRHPVVVRGLTADELWVCAGLSGAAGLVAGVPLAWLTHSIAMVPTLIVAGIGIGVFVGGGLLRRWKRGRPDTWLYRQLQWRLVLRYPALAAHAGGGQLITRSGWWSTRRLRPNPSLRRGTA